A genomic region of Brachyspira pilosicoli contains the following coding sequences:
- a CDS encoding iron-containing alcohol dehydrogenase family protein: MESLFLPNYTIGSDAYNYIDDICKNYGSNAVIISGKKSLNASRDILLNSLKNIKIIAEIYYGGVASYENVEMLKNIKEIKEADMIFAVGGGRCVDTVKTLCDMINKPLFTFPTLASNCAAVTSLSVMYNSDDSYKDLYTQKRPAIHTFINTDIILNSPERYFIAGMGDALSKQYETLFSTRNEVLNYKDFLGYEIIKECSNDIIKYSLKAFNDFKNKKPTDDFNRVVLHIVYTTGLTSVTIKDDYHISLPHAVYNGLTRIKEIGEKFFHGELVAYGILLLLTMDKNFDELEKVFNFNKSLSLPTSIKNIGIKDISLENEELSRVLDGAFASKDLEVSPYPITKDMIINAMIELEEYNIKKAL; this comes from the coding sequence ATGGAAAGTTTATTTTTACCAAATTATACTATTGGAAGCGATGCGTATAACTATATAGATGATATATGCAAAAATTATGGTTCTAATGCTGTAATTATTTCTGGAAAAAAATCTTTAAATGCTTCAAGAGATATTTTATTAAATAGCTTAAAAAATATAAAGATAATTGCTGAGATTTATTATGGCGGTGTTGCGAGTTATGAGAATGTTGAGATGCTAAAAAATATTAAAGAGATAAAAGAAGCTGATATGATTTTTGCTGTTGGCGGAGGGCGTTGCGTTGATACAGTAAAGACACTTTGCGATATGATAAATAAGCCTTTATTTACTTTTCCTACATTAGCTTCTAATTGTGCTGCTGTTACAAGCTTATCTGTTATGTATAATAGTGATGATTCTTATAAAGATTTATATACTCAAAAAAGACCTGCTATTCATACTTTTATCAATACTGATATTATATTAAACTCTCCTGAGAGATATTTTATTGCGGGTATGGGAGATGCTTTATCTAAACAATATGAAACTTTATTTTCTACAAGAAATGAAGTTCTTAATTATAAAGATTTTTTAGGCTATGAAATAATAAAAGAATGTTCTAATGATATAATAAAATATTCTTTAAAAGCTTTTAATGATTTTAAAAATAAAAAGCCTACTGATGATTTTAATAGAGTAGTTTTGCATATAGTATATACTACAGGGCTTACATCTGTAACGATTAAAGATGATTATCATATATCATTGCCTCATGCTGTATATAATGGTCTTACACGAATAAAAGAAATAGGAGAGAAGTTCTTTCATGGAGAGCTTGTAGCTTATGGCATACTTTTGCTTTTAACTATGGATAAAAACTTTGATGAGCTTGAAAAAGTTTTTAATTTTAATAAATCTTTATCCCTTCCAACTTCAATAAAAAACATTGGTATAAAAGATATAAGTTTAGAAAATGAAGAATTATCAAGAGTTTTAGATGGGGCATTTGCTTCTAAAGATTTAGAGGTTTCTCCTTATCCTATTACTAAAGATATGATAATTAATGCCATGATAGAACTTGAAGAATATAACATAAAAAAAGCATTATAA